From Juglans regia cultivar Chandler chromosome 8, Walnut 2.0, whole genome shotgun sequence, the proteins below share one genomic window:
- the LOC108984624 gene encoding epoxide hydrolase A-like has product MEKIEHTMVATNGINMHVASIGTGPVVLFLHGFPELWYSWRHQLLYLSSLGYRCIAPDLRGYGDTDAPPSPASYTAFHIVGDLVALLDQLGIEQVFLVGHDWGAMMAWYFCWFRPDRIKAAINLSVPFLPRNPASDFAHGFGALFGNDYYFCRFQEPGEAEEDFACVDTAILMKKFFSIFGPNPLMIPKEVGVRGLPTPDALPSWLTEEDINYYATKFKRTGFTGGLNYYRASHLNWELTAPWTGLQIKVPAKFIVGDQDIVYNIPGIKEYISDGGFKRDVPCLQDVVLMEGVFHFINQEKADEISAHIYEFINKF; this is encoded by the exons ATGGAGAAAATAGAGCACACGATGGTCGCCACCAATGGCATAAACATGCACGTGGCTTCGATAGGGACAGGCCCGGTGGTGCTCTTCCTCCATGGCTTCCCTGAGCTCTGGTACTCGTGGCGACACCAACTTCTCTACCTCTCCTCCCTCGGATACCGCTGCATCGCCCCGGACCTCCGCGGCTATGGCGACACCGACGCCCCGCCCTCCCCTGCCTCTTACACAGCTTTCCACATTGTCGGAGACCTCGTCGCTCTTCTTGACCAGCTTGGCATCGAGCAGGTCTTCTTAGTCGGGCATGACTGGGGAGCTATGATGGCCTGGTACTTCTGTTGGTTCAGGCCGGATCGAATCAAAGCTGCGATTAACCTGAGCGTGCCATTTTTACCCAGGAACCCGGCGTCAGATTTTGCTCATGGATTCGGGGCTTTGTTTGGTAATGATTATTACTTTTGCAGGTTTCAG GAACCTGGAGAAGCTGAAGAAGATTTTGCTTGTGTCGATACCGCAATACTAATGAAGAAGTTCTTTTCAATATTTGGTCCAAATCCTCTGATGATACCTAAAGAAGTGGGAGTTAGAGGATTGCCAACACCAGATGCATTGCCTTCTTGGTTGACAGAAgaagatattaattattatgcCACCAAATTTAAGCGGACAGGTTTCACCGGAGGATTGAACTATTATCGAGCTAGCCACCT AAATTGGGAGCTCACAGCGCCATGGACTGGATTACAAATCAAAGTGCCAGCCAAGTTCATAGTGGGAGACCAGGATATCGTCTACAATATCCCAGGTATCAAAGAATATATAAGCGATGGCGGCTTCAAGAGAGACGTCCCATGCTTGCAAGACGTGGTTTTGATGGAAGgagtatttcattttatcaatcAAGAAAAGGCAGATGAGATTAGCGCACACATATATGAATTTATCAACAAGTTCTGA